The stretch of DNA GGCCTCAACCGGTAGCTTTGCCAAGGCCGCCGCAGCCTTGGGTATTTCGGCGTCGGCCGTGAGCAAGAATGTCCGACGTCTTGAGTCATCACTTGCTGTCCGACTCCTCAATCGCACGACGCGAAGTGTGGCGCTGACC from Alphaproteobacteria bacterium encodes:
- a CDS encoding LysR family transcriptional regulator; the encoded protein is MENLAGIAAFVKVASTGSFAKAAAALGISASAVSKNVRRLESSLAVRLLNRTTRSVALT